The Cervus canadensis isolate Bull #8, Minnesota chromosome 9, ASM1932006v1, whole genome shotgun sequence genome contains a region encoding:
- the CHAMP1 gene encoding chromosome alignment-maintaining phosphoprotein 1 isoform X1, with protein MHLKRVQLLIFVLHVLYIVFCGLVKKPCTLACPLKTALKNSSKTTALFLKNKIVYVRKMEVFQELRKTSARLECDHCNFRGTDYENVQIHMGTIHPEFCDEMDAGGLGKMIFYQKSAKLFHCHKCFFTSKMYSNVYYHITSKHSATEKWNEKPKNQFNKEAEPVKSPPLPEHQKTASSSAELLKPVPALSIETQKLGPVTSPESPEPAPLPSLDSQKPAPVVSPEPQTPSLPSPEPPKPAPVSSELPKPAPLVSESQKLVPVPSPEPQKLAPVSPEPVKATLTNPKAQKHSHFPETLVLPSAPSPESPVLAASPEPWGPSPTASPESRKPARTVSPEPRKLSPSASPEPWKPFSAVSPEPRRPAPPVSPGSWKPGPPGSPRSWKSSPSAASGPWKPAKPAPSVSPGPWKPIPSVSPGPWKPAPSVSPASWKSSSVSSGSWKSPPASPESWKSGPPELRKTAPTLSPEHWKTVPPVSPELRKPGPTLSPEIRSPAGSPELRKPSGSPELWKFSPDQRKTSPASVDFPESQKSSRGGSPDLWKSSFFIEPQKPVFPEIRKPGPSGPSESPKAASDIWKPVLSIDTEPRKPSLFSESAKAAPPASPEPRKRALFPEPRKHALFPELPKSAIFSGSQKAVELGDELQADAIDDQKCDVLVQEELMATPKKLLEDTLFPSSKKLKKDNQENSDAELSSSEYIKTDLDAIDSKGQESSSDQEQVDVESIDFSKENKMDITSPEQSKNILQFTEEKEAFISEEEIAKYMKRGKGKYYCKICCCRAMKKGAVLHHLVNKHNVHSPYKCTICGKAFLLESLLKNHVAAHGQSLLKCPRCNFESNFPRGFKKHLTHCQSRHNEEANKKLMEALEPPLEEQQI; from the exons ATGCATTTAAAAAGG gTTCAACTTCTCATCTTTGTCCTTCATGTACTATACATTGTTTTCTGTGGTCTAGTCAAAAAGCCATGTACACTTGCCTGCCCTTTGAAGACCGCTTTAAAGAATTCTTCTAAGACAACTG CACTGTTCTTAAAGAATAAAATCGTGTATGTTAGAAAAATGGAAGTATTCCAGGAACTTCGTAAGACGTCGGCACGTTTGGAGTGTGACCACTGCAATTTCAGAGGCACAGATTATGAAAATGTACAAATCCACATGGGTACCATCCATCCAGAATTTTGTGATGAAATGGATGCCGGTGGGTTAGGTAAAATGATATTTTACCAGAAAAGTGCAAAGCTGTTTCACTGCCATAAATGCTTTTTTACCAGCAAGATGTACTCTAATGTATACTATCACATCACATCCAAACATTCGGCCACAGAGAAATGGAATGAGAAACCAAAAAATCAGTTCAACAAAGAAGCAGAACCTGTGAAAAGCCCCCCTCTTCCTGAACACCAGAAAACAGCCTCCAGTTCAGCAGAGCTCCTGAAACCTGTCCCTGCCCTTTCTATAGAAACACAGAAACTTGGCCCAGTTACGTCTCCAGAATCACCAGAAcctgctcctcttccttccttggaCTCTCAGAAGCCTGCCCCCGTTGTTTCTCCTGAGCCACAGacaccttctcttccttctcctgagCCTCCAAAACCGGCCCCTGTTTCTTCTGAACTTCCAAAACCAGCCCCTCTTGTTTCTGAATCTCAGAAACTAGTCcctgttccttctccagaaccacagaaacttgctcctgtgtctcctgaaccaGTAAAGGCCACTCTGACTAATCCCAAAGCCCAGAAACACTCCCATTTCCCAGAAACATTGGTGCTGCCTTCAGCCCCATCCCCCGAGTCACCAGTACTAGCTGCCTCCCCAGAACCTTGGGGACCGTCCCCAACTGCATCTCCGGAGTCTCGGAAGCCAGCCCGGACTGTCTCCCCTGAGCCAAGGAAGCTGTCCCCATCAGCGTCTCCTGAACCTTGGAAGCCGTTCTCTGCTGTCTCCCCAGAGCCTCGGAGGCCAGCCCCACCTGTGTCACCAGGCTCTTGGAAGCCAGGGCCACCTGGATCCCCCAGGTCTTGGAAATCCAGTCCATCAGCAGCATCAGGGCCTTGGAAGCCAGCTAAACCTGCTCCATCTGTGTCTCCTGGACCTTGGAAACCAATTCCTTCTGTATCACCTGGACCTTGGAAACCGGCTCCATCTGTGTCCCCCGCCTCCTGGAAGTCTTCATCAGTCTCTTCTGGTTCCTGGAAAtctcctcctgcatctcctgagtcctGGAAGTCTGGCCCACCGGAGCTGCGAAAGACTGCTCCCACCTTGTCACCTGAACACTGGAAGACAGTTCCTCCAGTGTCTCCTGAGCTTCGCAAACCAGGCCCAACACTGTCCCCAGAGATCCGGAGTCCAGCAGGATCTCCAGAACTCAGAAAGCCCTCAGGGTCTCCAGAGCTTTGGAAATTTTCTCCTGATCAGCGGAAAACATCTCCTGCTTCAGTTGATTTTCCTGAGTCCCAGAAAAGTTCCCGTGGTGGTTCCCCTGATCTCTGGAAGTCTTCCTTCTTCATCGAACCTCAGAAACCTGTCTTCCCTGAGATCCGGAAACCAGGTCCTTCTGGGCCATCTGAGTCCCCAAAAGCAGCCTCTGATATCTGGAAGCCTGTTCTCTCTATCGATACTGAGCCTAGAAAGCCTTCCCTGTTTTCTGAGTCTGCTAAAGCCgcccctcctgcttctcctgaaCCACGAAAACGTGCTCTTTTTCCAGAGCCCCGGAAGCATGCCCTTTTCCCTGAACTTCCAAAATCTGCCATCTTCTCGGGGTCTCAGAAGGCAGTTGAGCTTGGTGATGAACTCCAGGCAGATGCCATAGATGATCAAAAGTGCGATGTTTTAGTTCAGGAAGAACTAATGGCTACACCTAAGAAACTCTTAGAAGACACTTTATTTCCTTCCTCAAAGAAGCTCAAGAAAGACAACCAAGAGAACTCTGATGCTGAGCTTAGTAGCAGTGAGTATATAAAAACAGATTTGGATGCGATAGATAGTAAGGGCCAAGAATCAAGCAGTGATCAAGAGCAGGTTGATGTGGAATCTATTGATTTTAGTAAAGAGAACAAAATGGACATTACTAGTCCAGAGCAGTCCAAAAATATATTGCAGTTTACCGAAGAAAAAGAGGCTTTTATCTCTGAAGAAGAGATTGCAAAATACATGAAGCGTGGAAAAGGAAAGTATTATTGCAAAATTTGTTGCTGTCGTGCTATGAAAAAAGGTGCTGTTTTGCATCATTTGGTTAACAAGCATAATGTCCATAGTCCTTACAAATGTACAATTTGTGGAAAAGCTTTTCTTCTGGAATCTCTCCTTAAAAATCATGTAGCTGCTCATGGGCAAAGTTTGCTTAAATGTCCACGTTGTAATTTTGAATCAAATTTTCCAAGAGGCTTTAAGAAACATTTAACTCATTGTCAAAGCCGGCATAATGAGGAAGCAAATAAAAAGCTGATGGAAGCTCTGGAACCTCCACTGGAGGAGCAGcaaatctga
- the CHAMP1 gene encoding chromosome alignment-maintaining phosphoprotein 1 isoform X2, whose translation MEVFQELRKTSARLECDHCNFRGTDYENVQIHMGTIHPEFCDEMDAGGLGKMIFYQKSAKLFHCHKCFFTSKMYSNVYYHITSKHSATEKWNEKPKNQFNKEAEPVKSPPLPEHQKTASSSAELLKPVPALSIETQKLGPVTSPESPEPAPLPSLDSQKPAPVVSPEPQTPSLPSPEPPKPAPVSSELPKPAPLVSESQKLVPVPSPEPQKLAPVSPEPVKATLTNPKAQKHSHFPETLVLPSAPSPESPVLAASPEPWGPSPTASPESRKPARTVSPEPRKLSPSASPEPWKPFSAVSPEPRRPAPPVSPGSWKPGPPGSPRSWKSSPSAASGPWKPAKPAPSVSPGPWKPIPSVSPGPWKPAPSVSPASWKSSSVSSGSWKSPPASPESWKSGPPELRKTAPTLSPEHWKTVPPVSPELRKPGPTLSPEIRSPAGSPELRKPSGSPELWKFSPDQRKTSPASVDFPESQKSSRGGSPDLWKSSFFIEPQKPVFPEIRKPGPSGPSESPKAASDIWKPVLSIDTEPRKPSLFSESAKAAPPASPEPRKRALFPEPRKHALFPELPKSAIFSGSQKAVELGDELQADAIDDQKCDVLVQEELMATPKKLLEDTLFPSSKKLKKDNQENSDAELSSSEYIKTDLDAIDSKGQESSSDQEQVDVESIDFSKENKMDITSPEQSKNILQFTEEKEAFISEEEIAKYMKRGKGKYYCKICCCRAMKKGAVLHHLVNKHNVHSPYKCTICGKAFLLESLLKNHVAAHGQSLLKCPRCNFESNFPRGFKKHLTHCQSRHNEEANKKLMEALEPPLEEQQI comes from the coding sequence ATGGAAGTATTCCAGGAACTTCGTAAGACGTCGGCACGTTTGGAGTGTGACCACTGCAATTTCAGAGGCACAGATTATGAAAATGTACAAATCCACATGGGTACCATCCATCCAGAATTTTGTGATGAAATGGATGCCGGTGGGTTAGGTAAAATGATATTTTACCAGAAAAGTGCAAAGCTGTTTCACTGCCATAAATGCTTTTTTACCAGCAAGATGTACTCTAATGTATACTATCACATCACATCCAAACATTCGGCCACAGAGAAATGGAATGAGAAACCAAAAAATCAGTTCAACAAAGAAGCAGAACCTGTGAAAAGCCCCCCTCTTCCTGAACACCAGAAAACAGCCTCCAGTTCAGCAGAGCTCCTGAAACCTGTCCCTGCCCTTTCTATAGAAACACAGAAACTTGGCCCAGTTACGTCTCCAGAATCACCAGAAcctgctcctcttccttccttggaCTCTCAGAAGCCTGCCCCCGTTGTTTCTCCTGAGCCACAGacaccttctcttccttctcctgagCCTCCAAAACCGGCCCCTGTTTCTTCTGAACTTCCAAAACCAGCCCCTCTTGTTTCTGAATCTCAGAAACTAGTCcctgttccttctccagaaccacagaaacttgctcctgtgtctcctgaaccaGTAAAGGCCACTCTGACTAATCCCAAAGCCCAGAAACACTCCCATTTCCCAGAAACATTGGTGCTGCCTTCAGCCCCATCCCCCGAGTCACCAGTACTAGCTGCCTCCCCAGAACCTTGGGGACCGTCCCCAACTGCATCTCCGGAGTCTCGGAAGCCAGCCCGGACTGTCTCCCCTGAGCCAAGGAAGCTGTCCCCATCAGCGTCTCCTGAACCTTGGAAGCCGTTCTCTGCTGTCTCCCCAGAGCCTCGGAGGCCAGCCCCACCTGTGTCACCAGGCTCTTGGAAGCCAGGGCCACCTGGATCCCCCAGGTCTTGGAAATCCAGTCCATCAGCAGCATCAGGGCCTTGGAAGCCAGCTAAACCTGCTCCATCTGTGTCTCCTGGACCTTGGAAACCAATTCCTTCTGTATCACCTGGACCTTGGAAACCGGCTCCATCTGTGTCCCCCGCCTCCTGGAAGTCTTCATCAGTCTCTTCTGGTTCCTGGAAAtctcctcctgcatctcctgagtcctGGAAGTCTGGCCCACCGGAGCTGCGAAAGACTGCTCCCACCTTGTCACCTGAACACTGGAAGACAGTTCCTCCAGTGTCTCCTGAGCTTCGCAAACCAGGCCCAACACTGTCCCCAGAGATCCGGAGTCCAGCAGGATCTCCAGAACTCAGAAAGCCCTCAGGGTCTCCAGAGCTTTGGAAATTTTCTCCTGATCAGCGGAAAACATCTCCTGCTTCAGTTGATTTTCCTGAGTCCCAGAAAAGTTCCCGTGGTGGTTCCCCTGATCTCTGGAAGTCTTCCTTCTTCATCGAACCTCAGAAACCTGTCTTCCCTGAGATCCGGAAACCAGGTCCTTCTGGGCCATCTGAGTCCCCAAAAGCAGCCTCTGATATCTGGAAGCCTGTTCTCTCTATCGATACTGAGCCTAGAAAGCCTTCCCTGTTTTCTGAGTCTGCTAAAGCCgcccctcctgcttctcctgaaCCACGAAAACGTGCTCTTTTTCCAGAGCCCCGGAAGCATGCCCTTTTCCCTGAACTTCCAAAATCTGCCATCTTCTCGGGGTCTCAGAAGGCAGTTGAGCTTGGTGATGAACTCCAGGCAGATGCCATAGATGATCAAAAGTGCGATGTTTTAGTTCAGGAAGAACTAATGGCTACACCTAAGAAACTCTTAGAAGACACTTTATTTCCTTCCTCAAAGAAGCTCAAGAAAGACAACCAAGAGAACTCTGATGCTGAGCTTAGTAGCAGTGAGTATATAAAAACAGATTTGGATGCGATAGATAGTAAGGGCCAAGAATCAAGCAGTGATCAAGAGCAGGTTGATGTGGAATCTATTGATTTTAGTAAAGAGAACAAAATGGACATTACTAGTCCAGAGCAGTCCAAAAATATATTGCAGTTTACCGAAGAAAAAGAGGCTTTTATCTCTGAAGAAGAGATTGCAAAATACATGAAGCGTGGAAAAGGAAAGTATTATTGCAAAATTTGTTGCTGTCGTGCTATGAAAAAAGGTGCTGTTTTGCATCATTTGGTTAACAAGCATAATGTCCATAGTCCTTACAAATGTACAATTTGTGGAAAAGCTTTTCTTCTGGAATCTCTCCTTAAAAATCATGTAGCTGCTCATGGGCAAAGTTTGCTTAAATGTCCACGTTGTAATTTTGAATCAAATTTTCCAAGAGGCTTTAAGAAACATTTAACTCATTGTCAAAGCCGGCATAATGAGGAAGCAAATAAAAAGCTGATGGAAGCTCTGGAACCTCCACTGGAGGAGCAGcaaatctga